In Ensifer canadensis, a genomic segment contains:
- a CDS encoding prolyl-tRNA synthetase associated domain-containing protein, with protein sequence MNEAQPKTADELFRFLDDLGIEHSTKKHEPVFTVAESVALRDEIPGGHTKNLFVKDKKDNYFLLTVEEHATVDLKTVHQVIGAASKVSFGKPEKLMEYLGVIPGAVTALGAINDTGGNVKVIIDEELMKFDVINCHPLSNDATTSIGSNDLLRFMEATGHEPLVLKVTA encoded by the coding sequence ATGAACGAAGCGCAGCCGAAGACCGCGGACGAACTTTTCCGCTTTCTCGACGACCTCGGCATCGAACACAGCACCAAAAAACACGAGCCGGTGTTCACCGTGGCCGAATCGGTGGCATTGCGCGACGAAATCCCCGGCGGTCACACCAAGAACCTGTTCGTGAAGGACAAGAAGGACAACTACTTCCTTTTGACCGTAGAGGAACACGCGACCGTGGATCTGAAGACGGTACACCAGGTCATCGGTGCTGCGAGCAAGGTTTCCTTCGGCAAGCCGGAGAAGCTGATGGAATATCTCGGCGTCATCCCGGGAGCGGTGACCGCACTCGGCGCCATCAACGACACCGGCGGCAACGTCAAGGTGATCATCGACGAGGAATTGATGAAGTTCGATGTGATCAACTGCCACCCGCTTTCCAACGACGCGACGACCTCGATCGGCTCGAACGACCTGTTGCGCTTCATGGAAGCGACGGGACATGAACCGCTTGTCTTGAAAGTGACAGCCTGA
- the trxA gene encoding thioredoxin encodes MTGNDNPYAGSFGNQMTASASFGGQPAAAAAPGGDLIKETTTANFSKDVLDASRQQPVLVDFWAPWCGPCKQLTPVIEKVVTEAAGRVKLVKMNIDDHPSIAGQLGIQSIPAVIAFVGGRPVDGFMGAVPESQIKQFIEKIAGPAVDDSKAEIEAALADAKGLLEAGDAENAAGLFGAVLQADPENVVAIAGMVDCMITLGQIAEAREALTSLPEDLAKDAGISAIAKKLDQIEEARKLGDPNALEQRLAANPDDHEARMMLAKIRNVEGDRNGAADHLLTVMKRDRAFDDDGARRELVSFFEVWGPKDPATIAARRKLSSILFS; translated from the coding sequence ATGACGGGCAACGACAATCCCTATGCAGGGTCCTTCGGCAACCAGATGACCGCTTCGGCTTCCTTCGGCGGCCAGCCGGCCGCGGCCGCCGCACCGGGCGGCGACCTGATCAAGGAAACGACGACCGCCAACTTCAGCAAGGACGTGCTGGACGCCTCGCGCCAGCAGCCTGTTCTCGTCGATTTCTGGGCGCCCTGGTGCGGACCATGCAAGCAGCTGACCCCCGTGATCGAAAAGGTCGTGACGGAAGCCGCCGGCCGCGTGAAGCTCGTCAAGATGAACATCGACGACCATCCGTCGATCGCCGGCCAGCTCGGCATCCAGTCGATCCCCGCCGTCATCGCCTTCGTCGGTGGGCGACCGGTCGACGGTTTCATGGGTGCCGTGCCTGAAAGCCAGATCAAGCAATTCATCGAAAAGATCGCCGGCCCCGCCGTCGACGACAGCAAGGCCGAGATCGAGGCAGCACTTGCCGACGCCAAGGGGTTGCTCGAAGCGGGCGATGCCGAGAACGCCGCCGGGCTCTTCGGCGCCGTGCTGCAGGCAGACCCGGAGAATGTGGTGGCTATTGCCGGCATGGTCGATTGCATGATCACGCTTGGCCAGATCGCCGAAGCGCGCGAAGCGCTTACGAGCCTGCCGGAAGATCTTGCCAAGGATGCCGGCATCAGCGCGATCGCCAAGAAGCTTGACCAGATCGAAGAAGCCCGCAAGCTCGGCGATCCGAACGCCCTGGAACAGCGGTTGGCGGCAAACCCTGACGACCATGAGGCGCGCATGATGCTCGCCAAGATCCGCAACGTGGAAGGCGACCGCAATGGCGCGGCCGACCACCTGCTGACGGTCATGAAGCGCGACCGGGCTTTCGACGACGATGGCGCACGGCGCGAGCTCGTCTCGTTCTTCGAAGTCTGGGGCCCGAAAGACCCGGCGACGATCGCCGCCCGCCGCAAGCTGTCGTCGATCCTCTTTTCCTGA
- a CDS encoding LON peptidase substrate-binding domain-containing protein gives MHVGNARYLGPQDLPEIIPVFPLTGALLLPGAQLPLNIFEPRYLAMLDDALSGNRLVGIVQPSFCEGRNDIGVGPVPALCEVGCIGRITSFAETGDGRYITSLTGVCRYRLFNEVAGTRGYRRFRIGPFTADLENRDDESLVDRSALLAAFRAYLEANKLKADWESVERASNRTLVNSMAMMSPYGPAEKQALLEAPDLKTRAETLIAITEIVLARNFGDVDNILQ, from the coding sequence ATGCATGTCGGAAATGCACGTTATCTTGGTCCGCAGGACTTGCCGGAGATCATTCCGGTGTTTCCGCTGACCGGTGCGCTGCTGCTCCCGGGTGCCCAGCTGCCGCTCAACATCTTCGAGCCACGCTACCTGGCGATGCTCGACGACGCTCTTTCCGGCAATCGGCTGGTCGGGATTGTCCAGCCCTCCTTCTGCGAAGGCCGCAACGACATCGGCGTCGGGCCGGTGCCCGCGCTCTGCGAGGTCGGCTGCATCGGCCGCATCACCTCCTTTGCCGAAACCGGCGACGGCCGCTACATCACCTCGCTGACCGGCGTATGCCGCTACCGACTGTTTAACGAGGTGGCCGGCACACGCGGCTATCGCCGCTTCCGTATCGGGCCCTTCACGGCCGATCTCGAAAATCGCGACGATGAAAGCCTTGTCGATCGCTCGGCGCTGCTGGCAGCCTTCAGGGCCTATCTGGAGGCCAACAAGCTGAAGGCCGACTGGGAGAGTGTCGAGCGCGCCAGCAACCGCACGCTGGTCAACTCCATGGCGATGATGTCGCCCTACGGACCGGCAGAAAAACAGGCGCTGCTGGAGGCCCCCGACCTCAAGACCCGCGCCGAGACGCTGATTGCCATTACCGAGATCGTGCTTGCGCGCAATTTCGGCGATGTCGACAACATTCTGCAGTAA
- a CDS encoding Trm112 family protein produces the protein MDVNASKVDPKLLELLVCPLTKGRLSYRAEANELISEKARLAYPIRDGVPIMLISEARKIED, from the coding sequence ATGGACGTCAACGCCAGCAAAGTCGATCCGAAACTGCTCGAACTGCTCGTCTGCCCGTTGACCAAGGGCCGGCTCAGCTATCGCGCCGAAGCCAATGAGTTGATCTCGGAAAAGGCACGGCTCGCCTATCCCATCCGCGACGGTGTGCCGATCATGCTGATCTCCGAGGCACGCAAGATCGAGGACTGA
- a CDS encoding ubiquinone biosynthesis hydroxylase produces MIDVLIAGGGYVGLSLAVSLKKAAPHLEVSVIDGAPEGAWKRDERASAVASAAERMLDVLGVWQAIVPEAEPIRRMVITDSKTSDPVRPVFLTFDGEGEEGRPFAHMVPNTAMVGALRAACEEFGVTVRQSTMVETFESGDHAVAVTLTGGEQLEARLLVACDGVRSKLRDAAGIKTVEFDYGQSGIVTTVEHERPHEGTAEEHFLPAGPFATLPLKNNRSSLVWTERTADAERLVKGDDFLFEEELERRFGHRLGHLKVVGGRRAFPLGLTLARDFVKPRFALAGDAAHGIHPISGQGLNLGFKDVAALAETIVEADRLGLDIGSLAILERYQSWRRFDTFRMGVTTDVLNRLFSNDITPVRIARDFGLGLVDRLPSLKSFFIRQAAGVAGDADPRLLSGQPI; encoded by the coding sequence ATGATCGATGTGTTGATTGCCGGTGGCGGCTATGTCGGCCTTTCGCTCGCGGTATCGCTGAAGAAGGCGGCACCGCATCTCGAAGTTTCCGTCATAGACGGTGCGCCGGAAGGCGCCTGGAAGCGCGACGAGCGCGCCTCTGCCGTCGCCTCGGCAGCTGAGCGCATGCTCGATGTTCTCGGCGTGTGGCAGGCGATTGTGCCGGAGGCCGAGCCGATCCGGCGCATGGTCATCACCGATTCGAAGACATCCGATCCGGTGCGCCCGGTTTTCCTCACCTTCGACGGCGAGGGGGAGGAGGGGCGGCCCTTTGCCCATATGGTGCCGAACACGGCCATGGTCGGCGCGCTGCGCGCCGCCTGCGAGGAGTTTGGTGTAACCGTGCGGCAGTCGACCATGGTCGAAACCTTCGAGAGCGGCGATCATGCGGTTGCGGTGACGCTTACCGGCGGCGAGCAGTTGGAGGCCCGTCTGCTGGTTGCCTGCGATGGCGTGCGCTCGAAGCTGCGCGATGCGGCCGGCATCAAGACGGTCGAATTCGACTATGGCCAGTCGGGCATCGTTACCACCGTCGAGCATGAGCGCCCGCACGAAGGCACGGCCGAGGAGCATTTCCTGCCGGCCGGCCCCTTTGCCACCCTGCCGCTCAAGAACAATCGCTCGTCGCTGGTGTGGACCGAGCGCACTGCGGACGCGGAGCGCCTGGTCAAGGGCGACGATTTCCTCTTCGAAGAAGAGCTGGAGCGCCGCTTCGGCCACAGGCTTGGCCATCTCAAGGTTGTCGGCGGCCGTCGCGCCTTTCCGCTCGGCCTGACCCTTGCGCGCGATTTCGTAAAACCGCGGTTTGCGCTTGCGGGCGATGCCGCCCACGGGATCCACCCGATCTCCGGCCAGGGCCTCAATCTCGGCTTCAAGGACGTGGCGGCGCTGGCCGAGACGATCGTCGAGGCGGATCGTCTCGGGCTCGATATCGGTTCGCTTGCTATCCTCGAGCGCTACCAGAGCTGGCGCCGGTTCGACACCTTCCGCATGGGGGTGACCACGGATGTGCTCAACCGACTGTTTTCGAACGACATTACACCCGTCAGGATCGCCCGCGACTTCGGTCTCGGTCTTGTCGATCGGCTGCCGTCCCTCAAAAGCTTCTTCATCCGCCAGGCGGCCGGCGTTGCCGGCGACGCGGACCCGCGGCTGCTTTCCGGCCAGCCGATCTGA
- the tesB gene encoding acyl-CoA thioesterase II, with translation MSRPTETATPMDALLATLDLEKLEENLFRGRSPQVGWQRVFGGQVIGQALVAAQRTVDEGRYVHSLHAYFMRPGDPSVPIIYEVDRIRDGSSFATRRVVAIQHGKAIFSMSASFQYDEDGFEHQIDIPNVAMPETLPGEQELKDKFLAHAPEAIRRYWERPRPIEIRPVSLTHYFARNDGKPTQDVWVKAVGHVPDERHLQAAVLAYLSDMTLLDTSLYAHGTSVFDRNLQVASLDHAMWFHRPCKMDDWLLYTQDSPSAHGARGMTRGSLFDRSGVLIASVAQEGLIRKKAAEQE, from the coding sequence ATGTCGCGCCCCACTGAGACCGCAACGCCCATGGATGCGCTGCTTGCCACACTCGACCTCGAAAAGCTCGAGGAGAACCTGTTCCGTGGCCGCAGTCCCCAGGTCGGCTGGCAGCGCGTGTTCGGCGGCCAGGTGATCGGGCAGGCGCTGGTCGCAGCCCAGCGCACTGTCGACGAAGGCCGCTACGTGCACTCGCTGCACGCCTATTTCATGCGCCCAGGCGATCCGTCCGTGCCGATCATCTACGAGGTGGACCGCATCCGCGACGGCTCGAGCTTCGCCACGCGGCGTGTCGTCGCCATCCAGCACGGCAAGGCGATCTTCTCAATGTCGGCGTCGTTCCAATATGACGAGGACGGCTTCGAACATCAGATCGACATCCCCAACGTGGCGATGCCGGAAACCCTGCCGGGCGAGCAGGAGCTGAAGGACAAGTTCCTGGCGCACGCCCCCGAAGCGATCCGCCGCTACTGGGAGCGGCCACGGCCGATCGAGATCCGGCCGGTCTCGCTCACCCACTATTTCGCCCGCAACGATGGTAAGCCGACCCAGGACGTCTGGGTCAAGGCCGTCGGCCATGTGCCCGACGAGCGCCACCTGCAGGCGGCCGTGCTTGCCTACCTCTCGGACATGACGCTGCTCGACACGTCGCTCTATGCCCATGGCACGTCGGTGTTCGATCGCAACCTGCAGGTTGCAAGCCTCGATCACGCCATGTGGTTCCATCGCCCCTGCAAGATGGACGACTGGCTGCTCTATACCCAGGACAGCCCCAGTGCCCATGGTGCCCGCGGCATGACCCGCGGCAGCCTTTTTGACCGTTCCGGCGTGCTGATTGCCTCGGTGGCGCAGGAAGGCCTGATCCGGAAAAAGGCAGCTGAACAGGAATAG
- a CDS encoding P-II family nitrogen regulator, producing MKIVMAIIKPFKLDEVREALTAVGIQGLTVTEVKGYGRQKGHTEIYRGTEYAVSFLPKLKIEIAVASEVVDKAVEAIAVAAKTGQIGDGKIFVYSIDHAVRIRTGETDSEAL from the coding sequence ATGAAAATTGTGATGGCCATTATCAAGCCGTTCAAGCTCGATGAGGTTCGCGAAGCCCTCACTGCTGTTGGCATCCAGGGCCTGACCGTAACCGAGGTTAAAGGCTACGGCCGCCAGAAGGGACATACTGAAATCTATCGCGGCACCGAATACGCCGTGAGCTTCCTGCCAAAGCTGAAGATCGAGATCGCGGTCGCCTCGGAGGTCGTCGACAAGGCCGTGGAAGCGATCGCCGTTGCCGCCAAGACCGGCCAGATCGGCGACGGCAAGATCTTTGTCTACTCCATTGACCATGCCGTGCGCATCCGCACCGGCGAAACCGATTCAGAAGCGTTGTAA
- a CDS encoding ammonium transporter, protein MSSSKLSTSLVRIGAASAALLAPVVAFAQEAAPAAAAASTAAPVPDKADTAFMFISTLLVFFMLIPGLALFYGGLVRAKNMLSVLMQCTVIGATMMIVWVVYGYSFAFGGSTNPYFGGFAKMFLAGVSVDSTSATFSQGVVIPEYIFMLFQMTFAALTPALIIGAFAERIKFSAAVLFSVLWATFVYFPIAHMVWDGNGLLFGMGALDFAGGTVVHINAGVAGLIGAIMVGKRTGFGKDMMAPHSMTLTLVGAAMLWFGWFGFNAGSNLEASGGAMLATVNTFLATAAAILSWSVVETFTRGKASMLGAASGMIAGLVAITPAAGIAGPMGAIVMGLIVSPLCYFFVSVVKNKFGYDDTADVFGVHGVGGFFGALATGIFASSSLGGIGYADGVTMGGQFMTQLTAVAITIIWCGVVSAILYKVVDAIVGLRVSVEAEREGLDLSSHGEAAYHS, encoded by the coding sequence ATGTCGTCAAGCAAACTTTCCACCTCTCTGGTCAGGATCGGCGCAGCCTCTGCCGCCCTTCTTGCACCGGTCGTCGCCTTTGCCCAGGAAGCCGCACCGGCAGCCGCCGCTGCCTCCACCGCAGCACCCGTTCCCGACAAGGCCGACACGGCCTTCATGTTCATCTCCACGCTGCTCGTCTTCTTCATGCTGATCCCAGGCCTCGCGCTGTTCTACGGCGGCCTCGTTCGCGCCAAGAACATGCTGTCGGTCCTGATGCAGTGCACCGTCATCGGCGCAACGATGATGATCGTCTGGGTCGTCTATGGCTATTCGTTCGCCTTCGGCGGCTCGACCAACCCCTATTTCGGCGGCTTCGCCAAGATGTTCCTCGCAGGCGTCTCGGTTGACAGCACGTCGGCCACCTTCTCCCAAGGCGTGGTCATTCCGGAATACATCTTCATGCTGTTCCAGATGACGTTTGCAGCGCTGACGCCGGCCCTCATCATCGGCGCCTTTGCCGAGCGCATCAAATTCTCGGCGGCCGTGCTCTTCTCCGTCCTCTGGGCAACCTTCGTCTACTTCCCGATCGCCCACATGGTCTGGGACGGCAACGGCCTGCTCTTCGGCATGGGCGCCCTCGACTTCGCCGGCGGCACCGTCGTGCACATCAATGCCGGTGTTGCGGGCCTCATCGGCGCGATCATGGTCGGCAAGCGCACCGGTTTCGGCAAGGACATGATGGCACCGCATTCGATGACGCTGACGCTCGTCGGCGCAGCGATGCTGTGGTTCGGCTGGTTCGGTTTCAACGCCGGCTCCAACCTCGAGGCATCAGGCGGCGCGATGCTCGCAACCGTCAACACCTTCCTCGCGACCGCAGCAGCCATCCTTTCCTGGTCGGTCGTCGAAACCTTCACCCGCGGCAAGGCCTCGATGCTCGGTGCAGCCTCGGGCATGATCGCCGGCCTCGTCGCCATTACGCCTGCCGCCGGCATCGCCGGCCCGATGGGCGCGATCGTCATGGGCCTGATCGTTTCGCCGCTGTGCTACTTCTTCGTCTCGGTGGTGAAGAACAAGTTCGGCTACGACGACACCGCTGACGTCTTCGGCGTTCACGGCGTCGGCGGCTTCTTCGGTGCGCTGGCGACCGGCATCTTCGCATCGTCATCGCTCGGCGGCATCGGCTATGCCGACGGCGTCACCATGGGCGGCCAGTTCATGACCCAGCTCACCGCCGTCGCCATCACCATCATCTGGTGCGGCGTGGTCTCGGCCATCCTCTACAAGGTGGTCGACGCGATCGTCGGGCTCCGGGTCTCGGTCGAAGCCGAACGCGAAGGTCTCGACCTCTCGTCCCACGGCGAAGCCGCCTACCACAGCTAA
- a CDS encoding FtsK/SpoIIIE family DNA translocase, protein MSRSNPATLDSRSNRFVLTTFVWRQIASLAGFALFGALALAIAALSTWNVADPSFSYATSDEPTNVLGYAGAAFADIFMQFFGLASVVALLPAVAWALVLIGGKRFDKIFKRLGLWFVGSVLAGAALSCVPAPITWPLPNGLGGVFGDMILRFPALFTGAFPTGTFATVLACIFAAPAAWCLIYSAGLIGVGEEEDEDEIEAPTPSKARTVRDELDEDDSEGPFTLLMGSFAHLRYTVQARVRRIFGMSGTRTPTKRQYDEPYDFNNDEFGTLNEPVRPKPMAGDRIEPSLDRSERRIVTPPPIMADDDDDMPFDMDERRPAGILSDDEDDDLDAAADWAPKAAPPKQGLPKAGSRVATPPPRPKTSQRLEREAQRSFVEDDDGDFALPPMHFLAEPKNVTRDASLSADALEQNARMLEGVLEDFGVKGEIIHVRPGPVVTLYELEPAPGIKSSRVIGLADDIARSMSAIAARVAVVPGRNAIGIELPNQRRETVYLRELIGSRDFETSKARLAMALGKTIGGEPVVADLAKMPHLLVAGTTGSGKSVAINTMILSLLYRLRPDQCRLIMIDPKMLELSVYDGIPHLLSPVVTDPKKAVVALKWTVREMEERYKKMSKIGVRNIDGFNTRVEQALAKGDAITRTVQTGFDRQTGEAIYETEEFDLSPMPYIVVIIDEMADLMMVAGKDIEGAVQRLAQMARAAGIHVIMATQRPSVDVITGTIKANFPTRISFQVTSKIDSRTILGEQGAEQLLGMGDMLYMAGGGRIQRVHGPFVSDTEVEEVVAYLKTQGTPQYLDAITEDDDEDNDGGGPAGTSNLADSDDPYDQAVAIVLRDGKASTSYVQRRLGIGYNRAASLIERMEQEGIIGPANHAGKREILVPTEAEITGR, encoded by the coding sequence ATGAGCAGAAGCAATCCGGCAACGCTTGACAGCCGTTCCAACCGGTTCGTGCTAACCACATTCGTATGGCGACAGATCGCGTCGCTGGCGGGCTTTGCGCTGTTTGGCGCACTGGCGCTGGCAATCGCGGCGCTATCGACATGGAACGTTGCCGACCCGAGCTTCTCCTACGCCACCTCCGACGAGCCGACCAACGTGCTCGGTTATGCCGGCGCGGCCTTTGCCGACATCTTCATGCAGTTTTTCGGGCTTGCAAGCGTCGTCGCCCTGCTTCCGGCCGTTGCCTGGGCGCTGGTGCTGATCGGCGGCAAGCGCTTCGACAAGATCTTCAAGCGCCTCGGCCTCTGGTTCGTCGGATCGGTGCTTGCAGGCGCGGCCTTGAGCTGCGTCCCGGCGCCGATCACCTGGCCGCTGCCCAACGGCCTCGGCGGCGTCTTCGGCGACATGATCCTGCGGTTTCCCGCGCTGTTCACCGGCGCCTTCCCGACCGGCACCTTCGCTACCGTGCTTGCCTGCATCTTCGCCGCTCCTGCCGCCTGGTGCCTGATCTACAGCGCCGGCCTGATCGGTGTCGGCGAGGAGGAGGACGAAGACGAGATCGAGGCGCCGACGCCGAGCAAGGCGCGCACCGTGCGCGACGAACTGGACGAAGACGACAGCGAAGGCCCCTTCACCCTGCTGATGGGCTCTTTCGCCCACTTGCGCTACACCGTGCAGGCACGCGTCCGCCGCATCTTCGGCATGAGCGGTACCCGCACGCCGACGAAGCGCCAGTACGATGAGCCCTACGATTTCAACAATGACGAATTCGGCACGCTGAACGAGCCGGTCCGGCCGAAGCCGATGGCCGGCGACCGCATCGAACCTTCGCTCGACCGTTCCGAGCGCCGCATCGTCACGCCACCGCCGATCATGGCTGATGACGATGACGACATGCCCTTCGACATGGACGAGCGCCGCCCCGCCGGCATTCTGTCCGATGACGAGGACGACGATCTTGACGCAGCAGCCGACTGGGCGCCGAAAGCAGCACCGCCGAAGCAGGGTCTGCCGAAGGCCGGCTCGCGTGTTGCCACCCCGCCGCCTCGCCCGAAGACCAGCCAGCGGCTCGAGCGCGAGGCGCAGCGCTCCTTCGTCGAGGACGATGACGGCGATTTCGCGCTGCCGCCAATGCATTTCCTCGCCGAGCCGAAGAACGTCACCCGCGACGCTTCGCTCTCCGCCGACGCGCTGGAGCAGAACGCCCGCATGCTCGAAGGTGTGCTTGAGGACTTCGGCGTCAAGGGTGAGATCATCCACGTCCGCCCGGGCCCGGTCGTTACCCTTTATGAACTGGAGCCGGCGCCGGGCATCAAATCCTCCCGGGTCATCGGCCTTGCCGACGACATCGCCCGCTCGATGAGCGCCATTGCTGCCCGCGTCGCCGTCGTGCCGGGCCGCAACGCCATCGGCATCGAATTGCCCAACCAGCGCCGCGAAACCGTTTATCTGCGCGAACTGATCGGCTCGCGCGACTTCGAGACCAGCAAGGCGCGCCTGGCCATGGCGCTCGGTAAGACCATCGGCGGCGAACCGGTGGTCGCCGATCTCGCCAAGATGCCGCATCTGCTCGTCGCCGGCACCACCGGCTCGGGCAAGTCAGTGGCGATCAACACCATGATCCTGTCGCTGCTCTACCGCCTGCGTCCCGACCAGTGCCGCCTGATCATGATCGACCCGAAGATGCTCGAACTCTCCGTCTATGACGGCATCCCGCACCTGCTTTCGCCCGTCGTGACCGACCCGAAGAAGGCGGTCGTCGCGCTCAAGTGGACGGTGCGCGAGATGGAAGAGCGCTACAAGAAGATGTCGAAGATCGGCGTGCGCAACATCGACGGCTTCAACACCCGCGTCGAGCAGGCGCTGGCCAAGGGCGATGCGATCACCCGCACGGTGCAGACCGGCTTCGACCGCCAGACCGGCGAGGCGATCTACGAGACCGAGGAATTCGATCTGTCGCCGATGCCCTATATCGTCGTCATCATCGACGAAATGGCCGACCTGATGATGGTCGCCGGCAAGGACATCGAAGGCGCGGTGCAGCGGCTGGCGCAGATGGCGCGCGCTGCCGGCATTCATGTGATCATGGCGACGCAGCGCCCGTCGGTCGACGTCATCACCGGTACGATCAAGGCCAACTTCCCGACCCGCATCTCCTTCCAGGTGACGTCGAAGATCGACAGCCGCACCATCCTTGGCGAACAGGGTGCCGAACAGCTGCTCGGCATGGGCGACATGCTCTACATGGCCGGTGGCGGACGCATCCAGCGCGTCCACGGTCCCTTCGTCTCCGACACCGAAGTCGAGGAAGTCGTCGCCTATCTCAAGACCCAGGGCACACCGCAATATCTCGACGCGATCACCGAAGATGACGATGAGGACAATGACGGCGGCGGCCCCGCCGGCACGTCCAATCTTGCCGATTCCGACGACCCCTACGACCAGGCGGTGGCGATCGTTCTGCGCGACGGCAAGGCCTCCACATCCTATGTGCAACGTCGCCTCGGGATAGGCTATAATAGGGCCGCTTCACTGATCGAGCGCATGGAACAGGAAGGCATCATCGGCCCGGCAAACCATGCCGGCAAACGGGAAATCCTCGTGCCGACCGAAGCGGAAATCACTGGCCGGTAA